AGCTTGCTTAGAGAGACCGAATACCTATTTTTGGGTAGAGAAGTGTATATTTGATTCAATAATTAATTAAAAAATCGTTTTATGAATGAAGTGGACAGGACCTATAATATTAATTTAAGTTTTGAGGAAATAAAGCTTCCGCCATTTCAGGATATTCTGGTGCTTGCAAAAAATTCAGTTCAGGGAAAAATAGGACTTTCTAAATCATTTGAATTGCTTGTGCCAAATGGCTTTGAAATCATCGATATCAATGATGGTGTGATAGAAACTATTTTTGTTCACAGGAATATCCTTGCCAAGATCTCTAAAGAAAAAGTAATACAGATACTGCAAAATAATGTGTTTCCTTTTATTTCAGAGGGCGAACTCATCAGTGTAAATTTCAAAGTGAATATCTCTGTGAAAGATATTGTCTTTAAAGATTCCGATTTATGAATATAGCTTCTCTCATTAAATATGATTATGCAAGTCTTGACGGTTACCAGGGAGTGCACATTGCGAGGAGCCATAAAGCAATTGCTAATGGCCTGGTTGTTTTAGATGAAAATATGCCGGTAGGTGTGTTGACTTCCGTAGACCTGGCCAGGAAACACCATATGATTATTATGGATTGTTTAAGCCCGAAACCTACAGTCAATAAAGGGGATATGATTAGTAAAGTGCTGGATGTGATGAAAAACAGCGGACATGATGTCTTGCTGGTATATGATGAGGAAACCTTTTTGGGTACAATTTCACAACACGATATCCTAAATCATTTACATGCCAACCTTAACCGTCAGCGTTTGTCTTTACAATCTGTGGCACATGATCTTAGAAGTCCGATTGCATCCATCAAAATGTTGGGAAATATGTTGCAGGATAATCTGATTCTGGTGGAAAACAAACAACTGGTAGATTATTTAAACCAAAGCTGTGACTTTGCCCAGAAAATAATCGAAGACATCCTGCTGACGGAGCAAACCTTCGAAGAATTGGTAAATTATTCAGAGGAGAATTTTGATGAACTGGTTGAAGAATGTGCGAATGGTTTGGTTACAGAACTGGAAAAGAAACAGCTTAACCTCCATACGGACCTGCGCTTCGGTCAATCAGTTAAACTGGACCGGCCCAAATTTAAACGAGCGATATACAACCTGATTTCTAATAGTATTAAGTTTA
This region of Pedobacter steynii genomic DNA includes:
- a CDS encoding ATP-binding protein, with the translated sequence MNIASLIKYDYASLDGYQGVHIARSHKAIANGLVVLDENMPVGVLTSVDLARKHHMIIMDCLSPKPTVNKGDMISKVLDVMKNSGHDVLLVYDEETFLGTISQHDILNHLHANLNRQRLSLQSVAHDLRSPIASIKMLGNMLQDNLILVENKQLVDYLNQSCDFAQKIIEDILLTEQTFEELVNYSEENFDELVEECANGLVTELEKKQLNLHTDLRFGQSVKLDRPKFKRAIYNLISNSIKFTNQNGKIELSTVVANNMLKLVVKDNGIGIPKNIQEQIFDKFTRAKRQGTAGEPTTGLGMYLTKRIIELHDGSIEVESDGESGTSFSVFLPL